From one Lycium barbarum isolate Lr01 chromosome 6, ASM1917538v2, whole genome shotgun sequence genomic stretch:
- the LOC132645597 gene encoding uncharacterized protein LOC132645597 isoform X1 has product MTHVIMKEKKEKLMNEFWLRPAFKKNSVVTAKWKYVRKKTTATITTSLLLFFFLLLVSVLSLTGWFDLTKYTGDSYKKVAITPTIQPQQILEFPLDCAAWNQSNTCPRNYPTSYKPFNPNNSTCPEYFRWIHEDLKPWKETGITREMLEKGKGHAHFRLIILDGKIYVEKYNNKNFIQTRHLYTMYGIVQLLRWYPGKLPNLEIMFSTDDRPVVRSKDYRKHNSGPPPLFRYCSDWHSLDIVFPDWSFWGWAETNIKPWRSVIKDIKEGNKISKWKDRVPLAYWKGNPHVSPIRKDLMKCNITDKQNFDTLLYVQDWIDQSKKGYKESDLAKQCTHRYKIYVEGWAWSVSEKYILACDSPTLYMRPRFHDFFMRGMIPQQHYWPIRDNDKCRSLKFAVQWGNNHTDKAEAIGKAGSHFIHEDMKMEYIFDYIFHLLNEYAKLLKFEPKVPAEAVEICSESLACPSEGIWRKFMEEGLEKSPSYTNPCRLPPPYDPQELKSFVEQKTKATQQVEAWENEYYWSNPNKKQ; this is encoded by the exons ATGACACAT GTAATCATGAAAGAGAAGAAAGAGAAGTTGATGAATGAATTCTGGCTAAGGCCAGCTTTCAAAAAGAACTCAGTGGTGACAGCAAAATGGAAATATGTGAGGAAGAAAACTACAGCAACCATAACCACATCATTGCtgcttttcttctttcttctcctagTTTCTGTCTTGTCCTTGACCGGATGGTTTGATCTT ACAAAATACACTGGTGATTCATATAAAAAAGTAGCAATTACCCCAACAATCCAACCCCAGCAAATTCTTGAATTCCCTTTGGATTGTGCTGCATGGAATCAGTCCAATACATGCCCAAGAAACTACCCTACTTCCTACAAACCCTTTAACCCTAATAACTCAACATGTCCCGAGTATTTTAGATGGATTCATGAAGATTTAAAGCCATGGAAGGAGACGGGAATCACTAGGGAAATGTTGGAGAAAGGCAAAGGGCATGCACATTTCAGATTAATTATATTGGATGGAAAAATTTATGTTGAGAAATATAACAACAAGAACTTTATTCAGACTAGACATTTGTACACTATGTATGGAATTGTACAACTCTTAAGGTGGTATCCTGGGAAATTACCTAATTTGGAGATCATGTTTTCTACGGATGACCGACCGGTCGTCCGATCGAAGGATTATCGAAAACATAACTCCGGTCCACCACCGTTATTCCGCTACTGTTCAGATTGGCATAGTTTGGATATTGTCTTCCCAGATTGGTCATTTTGGGGCTG GGCCGAGACAAATATAAAGCCATGGAGAAGTGTGATTAAGGATATAAAAGAAGGTAATAAAATATCAAAATGGAAGGATAGGGTGCCCCTTGCTTATTGGAAGGGAAATCCCCATGTTTCTCCAATCAGAAAAGATCTCATGAAGTGCAATATTACCGACAAACAGAACTTCGATACTCTCTTGTACGTCCAG GACTGGATTGATCAATCCAAAAAGGGATACAAGGAATCAGATCTTGCAAAGCAATGCACCCATAG ATATAAAATATATGTGGAAGGATGGGCATGGTCAGTGAGTGAAAAATACATTTTGGCCTGCGATTCACCAACATTATACATGAGACCTCGTTTCCATGATTTCTTCATGAGAGGGATGATTCCACAGCAGCATTATTGGCCCATTCGAGACAATGATAAATGTAGGTCCCTCAAGTTTGCTGTTCAATGGGGCAACAATCACACCGATAAG GCAGAGGCCATAGGGAAGGCAGGAAGCCATTTCATtcatgaagatatgaagatggaATATATATTTGATTACATATTCCATTTACTGAATGAATATGCAAAGTTGCTCAAGTTTGAACCAAAAGTTCCAGCAGAGGCAGTTGAAATATGTTCAGAATCATTGGCATGCCCTTCAGAAGGTATTTGGAGAAAGTTCATGGAAGAAGGCTTAGAGAAATCTCCAAGCTATACAAATCCATGCAGACTACCTCCACCTTATGATCCTCAAGAACTCAAATCATTTGTTGAACAAAAGACAAAAGCCACACAGCAAGTGGAGGCATGGGAGAATGAGTATTATTGGAGCAACCCAAACAAGAAGCAATAG
- the LOC132599995 gene encoding uncharacterized protein LOC132599995 translates to MTGRQRKTPWIKSTIAFFLILLSILALTIQWMDISVDTGSLQNSNKVDLFPEVSCSIKCTQTLPNEPKFISSSESCPKYFQWIHEDLRPWQDTGITREMVERAREVAHFRIVIVNGRVYFEKYKPTFQKRDIVTLWGILQLLKFYPGMLPDLDFVFECGDQPVTQKSDYGKSKDSIPPPLFHYCGNDSSFDIVFPDWSFWGWPELNITPWENLRKDLQQSNEMIKWTEREPYAYWKGNSLLGEARRDLVKCNVSKKQDWNARIYGLQWALERRQGYKTSDLASQCTHRYKIYVEGLAWSVSQKYILACDSVALLINPHYYDFFTRSLLPTIHYWPINENDKCKSIKFAVDWGNKNAEKAQEIGKAGSKFVHEELQMKYIYDYMFHLLSEYAKLLKYQPTVPREAVEVCSDTLICSSKGIRKKFRVHSMVNNVSSSKPCTMPPPLSPADLQDFVERKENLRRQVELWEETQSI, encoded by the exons ATGACTGGAAGGCAGCGTAAGACTCCTTGGATCAAAAGCACTATTGCATTCTTTCTCATTCTTCTATCCATTTTAGCACTAACAATTCAATGGATGGACATA tctgTCGATACAGGATCCTTGCAGAATAGTAATAAAGTTGATCTTTTCCCTGAAGTTTCTTGCTCGATAAAGTGTACGCAAACATTACCAAACGAGCCTAAATTCATTTCATCATCTGAGTCCTGCCCCAAATACTTTCAATGGATTCACGAAGATTTAAGGCCATGGCAGGACACGGGGATAACACGAGAAATGGTAGAAAGAGCTCGAGAAGTAGCCCATTTTAGAATAGTCATAGTAAATGGAAGAGTGTATTTTGAGAAGTACAAACCAACTTTCCAAAAAAGGGACATAGTTACATTGTGGGGGATATTGCAACTTCTTAAATTTTACCCTGGCATGCTACCAGATTTAGATTTTGTTTTCGAATGTGGTGATCAACCAGTAACACAAAAAAGTGATTATGGAAAATCAAAGGATTCAATTCCACCACCATTGTTTCACTACTGTGGAAACGATTCGAGTTTCGACATTGTTTTCCCTGATTGGTCCTTTTGGGGTTG GCCAGAACTCAACATAACTCCATGGGAGAACTTGAGAAAAGATTTGCAGCAAAGCAATGAGATGATTAAGTGGACAGAAAGGGAGCCTTATGCTTATTGGAAAGGGAACTCATTATTGGGCGAAGCACGACGTGACCTTGTGAAGTGCAATGTCTCTAAGAAGCAGGACTGGAATGCTCGAATTTATGGCTTG CAATGGGCTCTTGAACGTAGACAAGGCTATAAAACTTCAGATTTAGCCAGTCAATGCACTCACAG ATACAAGATTTATGTTGAAGGGCTTGCATGGTCAGTGAGTCAAAAGTACATTTTAGCCTGTGATTCTGTGGCTCTACTCATAAATCCCCACTACTATGATTTCTTCACAAGGAGTTTGCTGCCAACAATCCATTACTGGCCAATAAATGAGAATGACAAATGCAAATCCATCAAGTTTGCAGTAGACTGGGGCAATAAGAATGCAGAAAAG GCACAAGAAATTGGAAAAGCAGGGAGTAAATTTGTACATGAGGAGCTACAAATGAAGTATATTTACGACTACATGTTTCATCTCTTGTCTGAATATGCCAAGCTTTTGAAGTATCAACCCACTGTGCCTAGAGAAGCTGTTGAAGTATGCTCCGATACATTGATTTGCTCATCAAAAGGAATAAGAAAGAAGTTTAGGGTACATTCTATGGTTAATAATGTTTCATCTTCAAAGCCATGCACCATGCCCCCTCCCCTGAGCCCAGCAGACCTCCAAGATTTTGTCGAGAGAAAAGAGAATCTAAGGAGGCAAGTTGAACTGTGGGAAGAAACTCAAAGTATTTGA
- the LOC132645597 gene encoding uncharacterized protein LOC132645597 isoform X2, with translation MKEKKEKLMNEFWLRPAFKKNSVVTAKWKYVRKKTTATITTSLLLFFFLLLVSVLSLTGWFDLTKYTGDSYKKVAITPTIQPQQILEFPLDCAAWNQSNTCPRNYPTSYKPFNPNNSTCPEYFRWIHEDLKPWKETGITREMLEKGKGHAHFRLIILDGKIYVEKYNNKNFIQTRHLYTMYGIVQLLRWYPGKLPNLEIMFSTDDRPVVRSKDYRKHNSGPPPLFRYCSDWHSLDIVFPDWSFWGWAETNIKPWRSVIKDIKEGNKISKWKDRVPLAYWKGNPHVSPIRKDLMKCNITDKQNFDTLLYVQDWIDQSKKGYKESDLAKQCTHRYKIYVEGWAWSVSEKYILACDSPTLYMRPRFHDFFMRGMIPQQHYWPIRDNDKCRSLKFAVQWGNNHTDKAEAIGKAGSHFIHEDMKMEYIFDYIFHLLNEYAKLLKFEPKVPAEAVEICSESLACPSEGIWRKFMEEGLEKSPSYTNPCRLPPPYDPQELKSFVEQKTKATQQVEAWENEYYWSNPNKKQ, from the exons ATGAAAGAGAAGAAAGAGAAGTTGATGAATGAATTCTGGCTAAGGCCAGCTTTCAAAAAGAACTCAGTGGTGACAGCAAAATGGAAATATGTGAGGAAGAAAACTACAGCAACCATAACCACATCATTGCtgcttttcttctttcttctcctagTTTCTGTCTTGTCCTTGACCGGATGGTTTGATCTT ACAAAATACACTGGTGATTCATATAAAAAAGTAGCAATTACCCCAACAATCCAACCCCAGCAAATTCTTGAATTCCCTTTGGATTGTGCTGCATGGAATCAGTCCAATACATGCCCAAGAAACTACCCTACTTCCTACAAACCCTTTAACCCTAATAACTCAACATGTCCCGAGTATTTTAGATGGATTCATGAAGATTTAAAGCCATGGAAGGAGACGGGAATCACTAGGGAAATGTTGGAGAAAGGCAAAGGGCATGCACATTTCAGATTAATTATATTGGATGGAAAAATTTATGTTGAGAAATATAACAACAAGAACTTTATTCAGACTAGACATTTGTACACTATGTATGGAATTGTACAACTCTTAAGGTGGTATCCTGGGAAATTACCTAATTTGGAGATCATGTTTTCTACGGATGACCGACCGGTCGTCCGATCGAAGGATTATCGAAAACATAACTCCGGTCCACCACCGTTATTCCGCTACTGTTCAGATTGGCATAGTTTGGATATTGTCTTCCCAGATTGGTCATTTTGGGGCTG GGCCGAGACAAATATAAAGCCATGGAGAAGTGTGATTAAGGATATAAAAGAAGGTAATAAAATATCAAAATGGAAGGATAGGGTGCCCCTTGCTTATTGGAAGGGAAATCCCCATGTTTCTCCAATCAGAAAAGATCTCATGAAGTGCAATATTACCGACAAACAGAACTTCGATACTCTCTTGTACGTCCAG GACTGGATTGATCAATCCAAAAAGGGATACAAGGAATCAGATCTTGCAAAGCAATGCACCCATAG ATATAAAATATATGTGGAAGGATGGGCATGGTCAGTGAGTGAAAAATACATTTTGGCCTGCGATTCACCAACATTATACATGAGACCTCGTTTCCATGATTTCTTCATGAGAGGGATGATTCCACAGCAGCATTATTGGCCCATTCGAGACAATGATAAATGTAGGTCCCTCAAGTTTGCTGTTCAATGGGGCAACAATCACACCGATAAG GCAGAGGCCATAGGGAAGGCAGGAAGCCATTTCATtcatgaagatatgaagatggaATATATATTTGATTACATATTCCATTTACTGAATGAATATGCAAAGTTGCTCAAGTTTGAACCAAAAGTTCCAGCAGAGGCAGTTGAAATATGTTCAGAATCATTGGCATGCCCTTCAGAAGGTATTTGGAGAAAGTTCATGGAAGAAGGCTTAGAGAAATCTCCAAGCTATACAAATCCATGCAGACTACCTCCACCTTATGATCCTCAAGAACTCAAATCATTTGTTGAACAAAAGACAAAAGCCACACAGCAAGTGGAGGCATGGGAGAATGAGTATTATTGGAGCAACCCAAACAAGAAGCAATAG
- the LOC132599996 gene encoding actin-depolymerizing factor 12-like — MANSASGIAVSDECKLKFMELKAKRNHRYIVFKIDGQQVVVEKVGGNQETHEDFANSLPANECRYAVFDYDFTTNENVQKSKIFFVAWSPETARVRSKMLYASSKDRFRREFDGVQVELQATDPSEMSLDTFIGRAL; from the exons ATG GCGAATTCGGCATCAGGGATAGCAGTGAGTGATGAGTGCAAGCTGAAATTCATGGAGTTGAAAGCAAAAAGGAACCACAGATACATAGTGTTCAAGATTGATGGTCAGCAAGTTGTTGTTGAGAAGGTTGGTGGTAATCAAGAGACTCATGAAGATTTCGCTAACAGCTTGCCTGCCAATGAATGTCGCTATGCAGTTTTTGACTATGATTTCACTACTAATGAAAATGTCCAGAAGAGCAAGATCTTCTTCGTTGCTTG GTCACCAGAAACAGCAAGAGTAAGAAGTAAGATGCTGTACGCAAGCTCCAAAGACAGATTCAGGAGAGAATTCGATGGCGTTCAGGTTGAGTTGCAGGCAACTGATCCAAGTGAAATGAGCTTGGATACCTTCATAGGCAGAGCTCTCTGA